One region of Rhodothermaceae bacterium genomic DNA includes:
- a CDS encoding aldo/keto reductase — protein MEYLRLGNSGMMVSRLALGCMSFGDRSWQSWVLNEEESQPVFRRAVELGINFFDTADIYSHGVSEEITGRALKRYANMDEIVLASKVFFPLRDAPNSGGLSKKNIIQSCEASLRRLDVETIDLYQIHRYDVNTPIEETLEALDMLIQQGKVRYIGASSMYAWQLARMLGAAELNGWTRFVSMQNHYNLLYREEEREMIPLCQEEGLAVLPWSPLARGLLARAESLQDPLSTPRANSDVLMHERYTTPEDADVISALRTLAEKRGDPPAEIAMAWLLSKPGVTAPIIGVSKLPHLESTVRSLSLELSAEEIATLEAPYVPHRILGHE, from the coding sequence ATGGAATACCTACGTTTGGGCAATAGCGGCATGATGGTTTCCCGGCTTGCACTTGGATGCATGTCATTCGGAGACCGTTCCTGGCAATCCTGGGTATTGAACGAAGAAGAATCTCAGCCAGTGTTCAGGCGTGCGGTTGAACTTGGTATCAATTTCTTTGATACCGCTGATATTTACTCCCATGGAGTCAGCGAAGAAATCACCGGCCGCGCACTCAAGCGCTACGCCAACATGGATGAGATCGTACTGGCTTCTAAGGTCTTTTTCCCGCTTCGGGATGCACCGAATTCTGGCGGCCTCTCAAAAAAAAATATCATTCAGTCATGCGAGGCCAGCTTGCGCAGACTTGATGTGGAAACGATTGACCTCTACCAGATTCACCGCTACGATGTGAATACTCCTATTGAAGAGACTCTGGAGGCGCTAGATATGCTGATTCAGCAGGGCAAGGTGCGCTATATCGGAGCCTCCAGCATGTATGCATGGCAACTGGCTCGGATGCTGGGTGCCGCAGAACTCAATGGGTGGACCCGGTTCGTCAGTATGCAAAACCACTACAACCTCCTGTACCGTGAAGAGGAACGGGAAATGATCCCCCTATGTCAGGAAGAAGGGCTCGCGGTTCTCCCCTGGTCACCGCTGGCCCGAGGCCTACTGGCCCGCGCAGAATCCTTGCAAGACCCCCTTTCTACTCCTCGGGCAAACAGTGACGTGCTCATGCACGAGCGCTATACTACTCCTGAGGATGCAGATGTCATCTCCGCCTTGCGAACCCTCGCCGAAAAGCGTGGCGATCCTCCCGCAGAAATCGCCATGGCATGGCTGTTGTCCAAACCGGGCGTGACTGCCCCGATCATTGGCGTTTCGAAGCTTCCCCATCTGGAGAGTACTGTTCGAAGTCTCTCGCTGGAACTCTCTGCCGAGGAGATTGCCACGCTCGAAGCGCCTTATGTGCCACACCGCATTCTTGGGCATGAATAG
- a CDS encoding CRTAC1 family protein has product MRRSSCSTSIYPRWSFTICRTRRDMQSSACISIRVFHIVLAAKLPLILSLGLLFGACTRDIPLFELMSPEQTGITFANMLTPAETLNTYVFRNFYNGGGVAIGDLNHDGLADVFLTGNQVSNRLYVNLGNFRFEDVTEEAGLHSAGAWTTGVSMVDINGDGWLDLYLSKSGPPGGPKRHNELFVNQHDGTFAEMAHEYGIAFQALGIHASFFDYDGDRDLDAYILSNPVRSLDDLQPAPNLRQLPDPDGGNRLLRNDDRQFTDVTTAAGIFSSKIGFGLGVSAADLNRDGWTDLYVSNDFFERDYLYLNQNGTFIDAGTSATHTMSLSSMGGDIADYNGDGWPDIFISDMLPDLPWRYQSRIAFPSWPEYQRSVADGYHHQATRNTLQLNLGPLPDGQIRFSEVSRIAGLESTDWSWGGLIADFDLDGHRDIFVPNGIFKDLLDQDFISRASNADSLRSLFLAHEQPILKLLEQVPSHALSNHMFAGSSDLLFEDVSQQWGLATPGFSNGAAYGDLDNDGDLDLVINNVNMPAFIYRNHATELFPERGRLQIDLQGKAPNTVGVGAQVSVWATGRQWYTEQYLQRGFQSSVDPVLHFGFPGGLDSVIVQWPHGKRQLITDIESNRRLIVLESQ; this is encoded by the coding sequence ATGAGACGGTCTTCCTGCTCCACATCAATCTACCCCCGATGGTCATTTACCATCTGTCGCACCCGGCGAGACATGCAATCTTCTGCATGCATCTCCATCAGAGTATTCCACATCGTTTTGGCTGCCAAACTGCCGCTGATTCTGTCATTGGGGCTGCTTTTTGGGGCGTGCACGCGGGATATCCCACTCTTTGAACTCATGAGCCCCGAACAAACCGGGATTACATTTGCCAATATGCTAACTCCCGCGGAAACCCTCAACACCTATGTCTTTCGCAATTTCTATAATGGAGGGGGCGTTGCCATTGGCGATCTGAATCATGACGGGCTGGCAGATGTTTTTCTGACTGGTAATCAGGTGTCCAATCGACTGTACGTTAATCTCGGTAACTTCCGCTTTGAGGATGTCACGGAAGAAGCAGGACTGCATTCAGCTGGTGCCTGGACCACAGGGGTCAGTATGGTAGACATTAATGGAGATGGCTGGTTGGATCTTTATCTCAGCAAATCTGGACCGCCGGGGGGACCCAAACGTCATAACGAGCTTTTTGTGAATCAACACGACGGAACCTTCGCGGAGATGGCCCATGAATACGGGATCGCGTTTCAGGCCCTTGGAATTCACGCGTCCTTTTTTGATTACGACGGAGACCGGGATCTGGATGCCTACATACTAAGTAATCCGGTGCGCTCACTGGATGACCTACAGCCCGCCCCAAACCTTCGACAGCTTCCTGATCCGGACGGCGGCAATCGTCTTTTGCGGAACGATGATCGGCAATTCACAGACGTAACCACAGCTGCAGGGATTTTCAGCAGTAAGATCGGATTCGGACTGGGCGTGTCCGCCGCAGATCTTAACAGAGACGGATGGACCGATCTCTATGTCTCCAACGATTTCTTCGAGCGCGATTATCTCTACCTGAACCAGAATGGGACATTCATCGATGCGGGAACTAGTGCAACCCATACCATGAGCCTCAGCTCTATGGGGGGAGACATCGCGGACTATAATGGGGATGGATGGCCAGATATCTTTATCTCGGATATGCTCCCTGACCTACCTTGGCGCTATCAGTCTCGCATTGCGTTTCCATCTTGGCCAGAGTATCAACGAAGCGTGGCCGACGGGTACCACCACCAAGCAACAAGAAATACCCTGCAGCTGAACCTGGGCCCGTTGCCCGACGGACAAATACGATTCAGCGAGGTTTCCCGCATTGCAGGACTGGAAAGTACCGACTGGAGCTGGGGAGGATTGATTGCAGATTTTGATCTGGATGGCCACCGTGATATTTTTGTTCCGAATGGCATCTTCAAGGATCTTTTGGACCAGGACTTCATTTCCCGCGCCTCAAATGCTGATTCACTTCGAAGCCTCTTTCTTGCCCATGAACAACCGATCCTAAAGCTTCTCGAGCAGGTACCCTCGCACGCCCTCTCAAACCATATGTTTGCCGGTAGTTCAGACCTCCTCTTTGAAGATGTAAGCCAACAATGGGGGCTCGCGACTCCCGGCTTTTCAAACGGGGCAGCCTACGGGGACCTTGATAATGATGGGGATCTGGACCTAGTCATCAATAATGTGAATATGCCAGCATTTATCTACCGTAACCATGCGACAGAACTCTTTCCCGAGCGGGGCCGACTGCAAATCGATCTCCAAGGAAAAGCACCCAACACCGTTGGAGTCGGTGCACAGGTGAGCGTGTGGGCAACTGGGCGCCAGTGGTATACCGAACAATACCTGCAACGTGGATTTCAGTCCAGCGTCGACCCGGTATTGCACTTTGGCTTCCCCGGAGGGTTAGACTCGGTCATTGTCCAATGGCCACACGGCAAACGACAACTCATCACCGATATCGAGAGTAACCGCCGCCTGATCGTTTTGGAATCTCAATGA
- a CDS encoding DUF1800 domain-containing protein: MDSIFETPQRFRHLFKERGAKSSEKMALPPPVQTTAGLEPYDQPLSFRESAHLFRRATFGGSVEQVSEATGQLASQVTKQIIQEGLERSAPDPPSWHEDWPPWTGTEADRQVYFDKQFEWASELVAVWMTRMVMGGLRDRMMLFWHDHFATERDTYFFSILAYKYLSTLHQHALGNFKDFTIAVGVDPSMLDYLDGRLSTRQSPNENYARELLELFTMGEFDQHGNPNYTQTDIVELSRALTGYQVDFRNFSVHLTQSLRDNKEKTIFGRAEKFDFGGAHKVLFEERPTQIAHFMASKLYTEFVYVTPHEAVVEELAQCFIDHDFEIVPVLEALFSSQHFYSEEVIGAQVKSPAALFAGLFRAFGQGVPGRSGWNRIRWWMEQQSQRLLDPPNVAGWPGYRTWISTSSLPQRWSNLTMALWPGQFGSFKVNAVTVTRKLVDSDDPMAVFKVPVALAEFFLAVPLESIVIDAPPEFAGDLMVHPIPDEVQNGPDYVLDLTRIFLRGFPWYSWDLNRQGIAYQTMEYVRWLVGLPEYQLM; this comes from the coding sequence GTGGATTCGATTTTTGAAACCCCTCAGCGTTTTCGTCACCTTTTCAAGGAACGTGGTGCAAAATCTTCAGAGAAGATGGCATTGCCGCCACCGGTGCAAACGACTGCAGGTCTGGAGCCTTACGATCAGCCTCTATCCTTCCGCGAATCCGCACACCTGTTTCGAAGAGCCACATTTGGAGGCAGTGTCGAGCAGGTCAGCGAAGCAACCGGTCAGCTGGCTTCCCAGGTTACGAAACAGATCATTCAGGAAGGCCTAGAGCGTTCTGCCCCCGACCCTCCTTCGTGGCATGAGGATTGGCCGCCCTGGACCGGAACGGAGGCTGATCGGCAGGTTTACTTTGACAAGCAGTTTGAATGGGCTTCAGAGCTGGTGGCGGTCTGGATGACTAGGATGGTTATGGGAGGTCTCCGGGATCGAATGATGCTTTTTTGGCATGATCATTTTGCAACAGAGCGCGATACGTACTTCTTTTCCATTCTGGCCTACAAGTACTTGAGCACGCTTCATCAACACGCTCTGGGCAATTTCAAAGATTTTACCATTGCGGTCGGCGTTGACCCCTCGATGTTGGACTATCTTGATGGCAGACTCAGTACGAGGCAAAGTCCAAACGAAAATTATGCGAGAGAATTACTTGAGCTCTTCACCATGGGGGAGTTTGATCAGCATGGCAATCCCAATTATACCCAGACAGATATTGTCGAATTGTCACGTGCACTCACCGGATATCAGGTTGACTTCAGAAATTTCTCCGTTCATCTGACGCAGAGTCTGAGGGACAACAAAGAAAAAACCATCTTTGGCAGAGCGGAAAAATTTGATTTCGGGGGTGCGCATAAGGTGCTATTTGAAGAGCGTCCAACCCAGATCGCGCATTTCATGGCGAGCAAGCTCTATACAGAATTCGTGTACGTTACGCCCCATGAGGCGGTTGTAGAAGAGCTTGCCCAGTGTTTTATTGATCACGACTTCGAAATTGTACCGGTTTTAGAAGCTCTGTTTTCGAGTCAGCATTTTTACTCCGAAGAAGTGATTGGGGCGCAGGTTAAAAGCCCGGCTGCCCTGTTTGCCGGATTATTCAGAGCGTTTGGGCAAGGGGTTCCGGGACGTTCCGGTTGGAATAGGATCCGATGGTGGATGGAACAGCAGTCACAGCGTTTGCTGGACCCTCCCAACGTCGCCGGATGGCCAGGGTATCGGACTTGGATTTCAACCTCTTCCCTGCCGCAGCGCTGGTCAAATCTAACCATGGCACTGTGGCCAGGTCAATTTGGATCTTTCAAGGTGAATGCGGTCACGGTTACCCGTAAGCTGGTGGATAGCGATGATCCGATGGCTGTATTCAAAGTACCCGTAGCGCTGGCTGAATTCTTTCTGGCAGTACCGCTTGAGAGCATTGTCATTGATGCACCCCCGGAGTTTGCTGGCGACCTGATGGTCCATCCAATTCCGGACGAAGTGCAAAACGGCCCCGATTATGTTTTGGACCTGACCCGCATTTTTCTTCGCGGCTTCCCCTGGTACAGTTGG